The proteins below come from a single Aegilops tauschii subsp. strangulata cultivar AL8/78 chromosome 6, Aet v6.0, whole genome shotgun sequence genomic window:
- the LOC141025858 gene encoding uncharacterized protein encodes MSEDYRRTQSNEAALEQMVLRDIRDLLQSMGKDIKLYGLPDLVDADGSSNFDNTEVTEERQVKVDQEHLDLFSCLNNEQLAGFNDIMDHVTNQKSQIFFVDGPGGTGKTYLYKALLAKVRSMGLIAIATATSVETLDRSLQDIMECSLPFGGKVVVFGGDFRQVLPVVTRGTRAQITDATLLRSYLWQKIRKIRLTRNMQAQTYPWFSEYLLRIGNGTEETIGDDYVHLPEDIVIAYTDDDEPINKLIEY; translated from the exons ATGTCTGAAGATTATCGCCGTACTCAATCGAATGAGGCAGCACTTGAGCAAATGGTCCTTAGGGATATCAGGGATCTGCTGCAATCCATGGGAAAGGATATTAAACTCTATGGACTTCCGGATCTAGTTGACGCAGATGGTTCTTCTAACTTTGACAATACAGAGGTAACAGAGGAGAGACAGGTCAAAGTGGACCAAGAACATCTAGATCTATTCAGCTGTTTGAACAATGAGCAACTAGCTGGTTTCAATGACATAATGGATCATGTGACAAACCAAAAAAGCCAGATATTCTTTGTTGACGGTCCAGGAGGCACTGGGAAGACGTACCTGTACAAGGCGTTGCTTGCAAAGGTCCGTTCGATGGGTCTAATAGCGATCGCAACTGCTACATCAG TTGAGACACTTGATAGATCGCTGCAGGATATAATGGAATGTTCTTTACCATTTGGTGGAAAGGTTGTCGTCTTTGGTGGCGATTTCAGGCAGGTCCTCCCCGTTGTGACCCGAGGGACAAGAGCACAGATCACTGATGCTACACTGTTGAGATCCTATCTGTGGCAGAAGATCCGCAAGATACGCCTCACACGCAATATGCAGGCACAGACATACCCTTGGTTCTCGGAATACCTCCTACGGATCGGCAAtgggacggaagaaacaattgGCGACGACTATGTGCATCTCCCTGAAGACATTGTGATTGCTTATACCGACGATGATGAACCTATTAACAAGCTTATCGAATACTAG